GAACAACGCTGTCAGCATTATCGTCATAACCCGAAATCCCCGCACAGCCGTCTGTTCCATAGCGTACTTTTATAATTTCCCTGCCTTTTGCATCACTAACTCCTGCAATATCGCAAACCGGTTTGATATTTATCTCACCTGTTGTCCATCCCTCATTTCCAAAGGAGCCATGGCGTCCTGTGTTTATATTTATCTTGCCTGACTCATCAATGACCAGAACAGCGTATCTGCCAATCAGGTGTCCCTGCGAATCAGTTAGATATACCCAGCGGGAGTCTGACCCGGCAACTGCCGCGCCTGTTGAAGCCACATCATCATCATTGCTCACGCAGGAATCTGCATCAGCGCCATAGGCGCCGAAAAGCGTAGAATCATACCCCCAGTCATCGCCATACCAGTCATATCCTTCATAACTGCAATAAGCTGGCGGCTGATTTGAAGGGTCGCCATCCAGTTTCAAAACGCCAATTGCGTGCTGAATGCCCGCTTTCGCAATGTAGTCCGCTTTTATCCCACTCATATAATTGGCTGCTGCGCGCTGGTCCATTATCATGCTGTATGAAAAAGCAGCAGCAATAGAGGCAAGAACAGCCATAATGGAGACAACTATTATGAGGGCAATACCATTTTTATTAGGGCAAATCCGAAATCCTAAATCCGAAATCCTAAACAAATTTAAAATTCTAATTCTCAAAATTCTAAACCCCGTTTTGAACATTTGTATTTTTGTCATTTGATATTGTTTCGTATTTCGTGCTTCGTGCTTCGAATTTAATGCTTTTGTAATCATTCTGCTCCCGGCATAAACACAGTGGTCTCAAAGGTCTGAGTATCTTCTCTCGCCTCTTCGTCACGGGTTTTGAGAACTATCTTTATCTTTTTTGGCAATTTATATAAATAGGTATCTGCGTCTGAATCATTAGAGCCCCAGTTCACATGAGAGTCTTCGTCATCACAACCATCATCACCATAATAATAAAAGCGAAGATCTGCGACTGCAATGCCGAGTGAGTGATTATTAGTGGCATCTATATCTGACTGAAAGATGAAATCAAGATTACTAACCTGACGATGCTTAATAAGTTCCGTATCATCCTTTACCCAGTATCCTAATTCGCACATATCAGATTTAGTGGTATTTGAAGAGTCTTTTATATCAGACATTGGATATACAGGGGCTATAAAAAATAATTCGTCTGCTGTGCTTCTTACATCATCCTTTACTTTACCAGATTCAGATTTATCCACTCCCAGCATATATATCTTTCTCGCCTCGTTGACCATTGCGCATGATATCTCTCTTGACATCATCTCCAGAATCGC
This genomic stretch from bacterium harbors:
- a CDS encoding prepilin-type N-terminal cleavage/methylation domain-containing protein encodes the protein MLCEIKTDDGPQTTDDSTKPWSMVYGLWSTSAFTLIEIMITTAVLALLITGIYSIFKGGTDSWTKGNVRMERYQNARAILEMMSREISCAMVNEARKIYMLGVDKSESGKVKDDVRSTADELFFIAPVYPMSDIKDSSNTTKSDMCELGYWVKDDTELIKHRQVSNLDFIFQSDIDATNNHSLGIAVADLRFYYYGDDGCDDEDSHVNWGSNDSDADTYLYKLPKKIKIVLKTRDEEAREDTQTFETTVFMPGAE